One stretch of Pelmatolapia mariae isolate MD_Pm_ZW linkage group LG3_W, Pm_UMD_F_2, whole genome shotgun sequence DNA includes these proteins:
- the LOC134621395 gene encoding NLR family CARD domain-containing protein 3-like, whose translation MTLSAELGSLSTTTTYMDDHALPLSTKLRLLKTIVIPTTLYEAKTWKSTGKINRHLDVFQKRCLRQLLKITYRDCITNEEIYRRAGVEPLHVQVTKRRFRFADALQNCQPKLKSKLKKKFQCVFEGIAKAGNPTLLNQIYTELYITEGGTAEVNNEHEVRVIETANRTPDKPETTIKQEDIFKDSLEKQELIRTVLTKGVAGIGKTVITQKFSLNWAEDKANQDIQFIFPFTFRELNVLKQKKFSLVELVHHFFTETKEAGICSFEDFQVMFIFDGLDECRPPLDFHNTESVTDVTVPTAVNVLLTNLIRGKLLPYAHIWITTRPAAADQIPPEYVHRVTEIRGFTDPQKEEYFRKRFRDEEQASRIISHIKTSRSLHIMCHIPVFSWITATVLEDVLKTREGGQLPKTLTEMYIHFLVVQAKVNKVKYDGGVETDPHWSPETRNMVESLGKLAFDQLQKGNLIFYQSDLTECGIDIRSASVYSGVFTQIFKEERGLYQDKVFCFIHLTVQEFLAALHVHLTFIKSGLNLLEEQQIIFKSQITESAKKHFYKSAVNEALRSPNGHLDLLLRFLLGFSLQPNQTLLRGLLKQKGSSLQTNQDTALYIKEKISENLSAEKSINLFHCLNELNDHSLVEEIQQSLRSGSLSTDKLSPAQWSALVFILLSSEKDLNVFDLKKYSSSEEALLRLLPVVKASNKALLSVCNLPKKCCESLPSVLSSQSSSLKELDLSINQLQDSGLQLLSSGLQSLNCKLNMLRLSQCNFSERSCEALSLVISSQSSSLRELDLSNSDLQDSGVKYLFVGLESPNCKLEILSLSGCLITEESCTSLASALSSNPSHLRELDLSYNHPGASGTKLLSAGLKDPRWRLDTLRLEPAGVRWLRPGLRKYSCQLRIDANTVNTNLQLSDNNRKLLEDNMITFLKKKLKKIQRFLVQITPNP comes from the exons ATGACGTTAAGTGCAGAATTGGGCAGCCTTTCAACGACTACGACCTACATGGATGACCACGCACTGCCTTTATCAACCAAGTTGCGGCTCCTGAAGACCATCGTTATACCGACGACACTGTATGAAGCGAAGACTTGGAAATCAACTGGAAAGATCAACCGCCATCTTGACGTCTTCCAAAAACGTTGTCTTCGACAGCTGCTCAAGATCACATATCGGGATTGCATTACCAATGAGGAAATATATCGCCGTGCAGGAGTAGAGCCGCTCCATGTCCAAGTCACCAAGCGTCGGTTCAGATTTGCCG aTGCTCTTCAGAATTGTCAGCCTAAACTTAAGTCcaaactgaagaagaagttccagtgtgtgtttgagggcatcgctaaagcaggaaacccaacccttctgaatcagatctacacagagctctacatcacagagggaggaacTGCAGAGGTCAATAATGAGCATGAGGTCAGGGTGATTGAAACAGCAAACAGGACACCAGAcaaaccagaaacaacaatcaaacaagaagacatctttaaagactCACTTGAAAAACAGGAActaatcagaacagtgctgacaaagggagtggctggcattgggaaaacagtcatAACACAGAAGTTCAGTCTcaactgggctgaagacaaagccaaccaggacatccagttcatatttccattcacttttagagagctgaatgtgctaaaacagaaaaagttcagtttggtggaacttgttcatcacttctttactgaaaccaaagaagcaggaatctgcagctttgaagacttccaggttatgttcatctttgatggtctggatgagtgccGCCCTCCCCTGGACTTCCACAACACTGAGAGTGTGACTGATGTTACAGTGCCCACTGCAGTTAATGTACTTCTCACAAACCtgatcagggggaaactgcttccctatGCTCAtatctggataaccacacgacctgcagcagctgaTCAGATCCCCCCGGAGTATGTTCACAGAGTGACAGAaatcagagggttcactgacccacagaaggaggagtacttcaggaagagattcagagatgaggagcaggccagcaggatcatctcccacatcaagacatcacgaagcctccacatcatgtgccacatcccagtcttctcctggatcactgctacagttctggaggatgtgctgaaaaccagagagggaggacagctgcccaagaccctgactgagatgtacatccacttcctggtggttcaggccaaagtgaataAGGtgaagtatgatggaggagttGAGACAGacccacactggagtccagagaccAGGAACATGGTTGaatctctgggaaaactggctttcgatcagctgcagaaaggaaacctgatcttctatcaATCAGActtgacagagtgtggcattgATATCAGatcagcctcagtgtactctggagtgttcacacagatctttaaagaggagagaggactgtaccaggacaaggtgttctgcttcatccatctgactgttcaggagtttctggctgctcttcatgtccatctgaccttcatcaagtctggactcaatctgctggaagaacaacaaaTAATCTTCAAGTCTCAAATAACAGAATCTGCAAAGAAACACTTCTACAAGAGTGCTGTTAATGAGGCCTTACGGAGTCctaatggacacctggacttgttgcTCCGTTTCCTCCTTGGATTTTCACTGCAGCCCAATCAGACTCTGCTACGAGGACTGTTGAAACAGAAAGGAAGTAGCTTACAGACTAATCAGGACACCGCACTGTACATCAAAGAGAAAatcagtgagaatctgtctgcagagaaaagcatcaatctgttccactgtcttaATGAACTGAACGATcattctctagtggaggagatccaacaatccctgagatcaggaagtctctccacagataaactttctcctgctcagtggtcagctctggtcttcatcttactgtcatcagaaaaagatctgaatgtgtttgacctgaagaaatactcatcttcagaggaggctcttctgaggctgctgccagtggtcaaagcctccaacaaagctct actgagtgtgtgtaaCCTCCCCAAGAAATGCTGTGAATCTCTGCCTTCAGTTCTCAGCTCTCAATCTTCAAGTCtgaaagagctggacctgagtatcaACCAACTGCAGGATTCAGGACTGCAACTTCTATCTTCTGGACTACAAAGTCTAAATTGTAAACTGAATATGCTGAG actAAGTCAATGCAActtctcagagagaagctgtgaagctctttCCTTGGTTATCAGCTCCCAATCCTCTAGCCTGAGAGAGTTGGACCTCAGTAACtctgacctgcaggattcaggagtgaagtaTTTATTTGTTGGACTGGAAAGTCCAAACTGCAAACTGGAAATTCTCAG tctgtcaggctgtctgatcacagaggaaagCTGTACTTcgctggcctcagctctgagctccaacccttcccatctgagagagttggacctgagctacaatcatccaggggCTTCAGGAACgaagctgctgtcggctggactgaaggatccacgctggagactggacactcttaG gttggagcctgctggagtccgatggttgagaccaggtctgagaaAGT attcctgtcaactcagaATCGAcgcaaacacagtgaacacaaacctccaactgtctgacaacaacaggaag